A single genomic interval of Arthrobacter globiformis harbors:
- a CDS encoding DUF6221 family protein — protein sequence MDIIEFLEARISEDEAVAQAASPAPWEWFGEAGTPASALYSANEQAVLDAYADHAPAYLASKPEDRLYIAQFNPGRILAECVAKRQMLANIPLVTDIDSEVGGTSEFVLMCMASPYRDHPDYQEGWAIEL from the coding sequence ATGGACATCATCGAGTTCCTAGAAGCGCGGATCAGTGAAGACGAAGCCGTCGCCCAAGCAGCATCCCCCGCGCCCTGGGAATGGTTCGGGGAAGCTGGAACGCCCGCGTCAGCTCTCTACTCCGCGAACGAACAGGCTGTACTTGACGCATACGCAGACCACGCACCCGCGTACCTCGCCAGCAAACCCGAAGACCGGCTCTACATCGCCCAGTTCAACCCCGGCCGGATCCTTGCTGAATGCGTGGCCAAACGGCAGATGCTGGCAAACATCCCGCTCGTTACGGATATCGACAGCGAGGTTGGCGGAACCAGCGAATTCGTCCTCATGTGCATGGCCTCGCCGTACAGGGACCACCCCGATTACCAGGAAGGCTGGGCAATCGAGCTTTGA
- a CDS encoding ABC transporter permease yields the protein MTMTQTITKPAVTDERVGKRNPLQKLLGRPEVGALVGAIVLFVFFASVSQTFTQPNAFATVLYGSSTIGIMAVGVSLLMIGGEFDLSTGVAVISSALTASMFSWYFSMNVWVGVVLALVVSLGIGYINGWILMKTKLPSFIVTLATFLMLTGLNLGLTRMIGGGVSSPSISSMDGYQAARAIFASSVNIAGVDVNNTVFIWIALVAVASWVLLRTKVGNWIFAVGGDANAARAVGVPVKATKIGLFMAVGFCGWILGMHNLFAFDAVQSGEGVGNEFLYIIAAVIGGCLLTGGYGSAVGGAIGAFIFGMANKGIVYAQWNPDWFKFFLGLMLLLATIVNLIVKRRADSSKG from the coding sequence ATGACCATGACCCAGACCATTACAAAGCCTGCGGTGACTGACGAGCGGGTCGGCAAGCGGAACCCGCTGCAGAAACTGCTCGGCCGCCCTGAGGTAGGCGCCCTCGTCGGGGCGATCGTTTTGTTCGTGTTTTTCGCTTCGGTTTCCCAGACTTTTACGCAGCCGAACGCCTTCGCCACCGTCCTTTATGGCAGCTCCACCATCGGCATCATGGCGGTGGGCGTGTCGCTGCTGATGATCGGCGGCGAGTTCGATCTCTCCACAGGCGTCGCAGTCATCAGTTCCGCCCTCACGGCCTCGATGTTCAGCTGGTACTTCAGCATGAACGTCTGGGTCGGAGTAGTCCTGGCCCTCGTGGTCTCGCTCGGCATCGGGTACATCAACGGCTGGATTTTGATGAAGACCAAGCTGCCGAGCTTCATCGTCACCCTCGCAACGTTCCTGATGCTGACCGGCCTCAACCTTGGCCTGACCCGCATGATCGGCGGCGGCGTGTCCTCCCCGTCCATTTCCAGCATGGACGGTTACCAGGCGGCCCGGGCCATCTTTGCCTCCTCGGTGAACATCGCCGGGGTGGATGTCAATAACACGGTCTTCATCTGGATCGCCCTGGTTGCCGTGGCGTCCTGGGTACTGCTGCGCACCAAGGTGGGCAACTGGATCTTCGCCGTCGGCGGCGATGCGAACGCCGCCCGCGCCGTGGGTGTTCCCGTCAAAGCCACCAAGATCGGCCTTTTCATGGCCGTCGGCTTCTGCGGCTGGATCCTGGGCATGCACAACCTGTTCGCCTTTGACGCCGTGCAGTCCGGCGAAGGCGTGGGCAACGAATTCCTGTACATCATCGCCGCCGTGATCGGGGGGTGCCTGCTGACGGGAGGCTACGGATCCGCTGTGGGCGGCGCGATCGGCGCCTTCATCTTCGGCATGGCGAACAAGGGCATCGTGTACGCACAGTGGAACCCGGATTGGTTCAAGTTCTTCCTGGGCCTGATGCTGCTCCTGGCCACCATCGTGAACCTGATCGTCAAGCGTCGCGCAGACTCAAGTAAGGGCTGA
- a CDS encoding Gfo/Idh/MocA family oxidoreductase: MTRSGKQEVTLGLVGVGRIGAMHARNITGLNELMKPQGISVHLKLTDVAEEHARSLAGGIGAEFLPSVGALLDSGIDGLVIATGTATHPGLIRAGVDAGIPVFCEKPVAVNVEESLPVLDHIRTTGGTVQIGHQRRFDPGYLEAKRAFDARELGWLHMVRAVTCDMTPPPVEFLATSGGLFRDCSVHDFDILRWLTGKEIVEVFAKGSNNGDPAIGAVGDVDTALAVVTFDDGSVGTVSATRYNGAGHDVRLELQGSAGSVMVGMDEQMAMSSAEPGVGFPAGPPHMTFAERFHTAYRAEMAAFVEVVLGQRQNPCTPEDALAASMVADAAQASLQSGEPVRVALQAAG, translated from the coding sequence GTGACAAGGAGCGGCAAGCAAGAAGTAACTCTTGGACTTGTGGGCGTCGGCCGGATCGGCGCGATGCACGCCCGGAACATCACTGGCCTGAATGAGTTGATGAAGCCGCAGGGCATCTCGGTTCACCTCAAGCTGACCGACGTTGCCGAAGAGCACGCACGCTCCTTGGCCGGCGGAATTGGTGCCGAGTTCCTGCCCTCCGTCGGAGCTTTGCTTGACTCCGGCATCGACGGTCTGGTCATTGCCACCGGAACAGCCACGCATCCGGGCCTGATCAGGGCCGGCGTGGACGCCGGAATCCCGGTGTTCTGCGAAAAGCCTGTGGCTGTGAACGTTGAGGAATCACTGCCCGTGCTCGACCACATCCGGACCACGGGAGGAACTGTGCAGATCGGCCACCAGCGCCGGTTCGATCCGGGGTACCTGGAGGCCAAGCGCGCCTTCGACGCCAGGGAGCTGGGATGGCTCCACATGGTCAGGGCGGTCACATGCGACATGACGCCGCCGCCTGTGGAGTTCCTCGCGACGTCCGGCGGGCTCTTCCGCGATTGCTCCGTCCACGACTTCGACATCCTCCGGTGGCTCACCGGCAAGGAAATCGTGGAGGTTTTCGCCAAGGGGTCCAACAACGGTGATCCCGCAATCGGTGCCGTCGGCGATGTCGATACCGCGCTGGCTGTGGTGACGTTCGACGACGGCAGCGTCGGAACGGTCTCGGCCACCCGCTACAACGGGGCAGGCCATGATGTCCGGCTGGAACTCCAGGGGTCCGCCGGGTCCGTCATGGTGGGGATGGATGAGCAGATGGCGATGTCTTCTGCCGAGCCCGGGGTCGGTTTCCCGGCCGGGCCGCCGCACATGACGTTCGCCGAGCGGTTCCACACGGCATACCGTGCCGAGATGGCGGCCTTCGTGGAAGTAGTGCTGGGGCAGCGGCAGAATCCGTGCACACCGGAGGACGCGCTCGCAGCGTCCATGGTGGCCGACGCTGCCCAGGCATCGCTGCAGTCCGGGGAACCGGTGCGGGTGGCGCTGCAGGCGGCGGGCTGA
- a CDS encoding MarR family winged helix-turn-helix transcriptional regulator produces the protein MDRWPTGRLLSTAARLVEHSWNEKLGAIGLTHAGVIAIEVLYNSGPMTQAQLAQLVRVQAQTMGKTLSRLESHGHIVRQRSTSDRRSHVVSLTERGTEAVMAAADMERSVLAAASIDPDRLRQELQAVVRELAKRFASPETSAIVAGADAGLTVEANS, from the coding sequence ATGGATCGCTGGCCCACGGGGCGCCTCTTGTCCACGGCGGCCCGCCTTGTGGAGCACTCCTGGAACGAGAAGCTGGGCGCCATTGGGCTGACCCATGCCGGCGTCATCGCCATCGAGGTGCTCTACAATAGCGGCCCCATGACGCAGGCGCAGTTGGCCCAGCTCGTCCGGGTGCAGGCCCAGACCATGGGCAAGACGCTGAGCCGTCTGGAGTCGCACGGGCACATCGTGCGCCAGCGCAGCACTTCGGACCGGCGCAGCCACGTCGTATCGCTCACGGAGCGCGGCACCGAAGCTGTAATGGCTGCAGCAGACATGGAGCGGTCGGTCCTGGCCGCGGCATCCATCGACCCGGATCGGCTCCGCCAGGAACTCCAGGCGGTGGTCCGGGAGTTGGCCAAGCGCTTCGCGTCGCCTGAAACTAGCGCCATTGTGGCCGGAGCTGACGCCGGGCTGACCGTCGAGGCAAATTCCTAG
- the bcp gene encoding thioredoxin-dependent thiol peroxidase, with translation MAEKLTPGDTAPGFTLKDATGADVSLSDFRGRNTIVYFYPAAATPGCTKQACDFRDSLASLQAAGYEVLGISPDPVGKLASFADTEGLTFPLLSDEDHAVAEAYAAWGEKKNYGRTYEGLIRSTVVVDPAGKVAVAQYNVRATGHVAKLRKDLKLADA, from the coding sequence TTGGCTGAAAAACTTACGCCGGGCGACACCGCCCCCGGCTTCACACTGAAGGATGCAACGGGAGCAGACGTCAGCCTCAGCGACTTCCGCGGCCGGAACACCATAGTTTATTTCTACCCGGCCGCCGCCACGCCCGGATGCACCAAGCAGGCCTGCGACTTCCGGGACAGCCTGGCATCGCTTCAGGCTGCCGGCTACGAAGTGCTTGGGATCTCGCCTGACCCGGTGGGCAAGCTGGCGAGCTTTGCCGACACCGAGGGCCTAACCTTTCCCCTGCTGTCGGACGAAGACCACGCCGTTGCCGAGGCATACGCCGCGTGGGGCGAGAAGAAGAACTACGGCCGGACCTACGAGGGCCTCATCCGCTCCACCGTGGTGGTGGACCCGGCCGGCAAAGTCGCCGTGGCCCAGTACAACGTCCGGGCCACCGGGCACGTCGCCAAGCTGCGCAAGGACCTGAAACTCGCGGACGCCTGA
- a CDS encoding DUF6221 family protein yields the protein MVIGQPDKDGHAIPLRDNEGSSTLSMHHDASAHVARHDPARVLAECAAKREILDECADVLSHGGWEYSDTPDLAQSILGSLAAVYADHPEYQQEWA from the coding sequence ATGGTCATCGGCCAGCCTGACAAGGACGGCCACGCGATCCCGCTCCGGGACAACGAGGGGTCCTCGACGCTCAGCATGCACCATGACGCATCCGCGCACGTGGCCCGTCACGATCCCGCCCGTGTCCTGGCCGAGTGCGCGGCGAAGCGAGAGATATTGGATGAGTGCGCCGACGTGCTCAGCCATGGAGGCTGGGAATACTCCGACACCCCGGACCTTGCCCAGTCCATTCTCGGCTCCCTCGCCGCCGTCTACGCTGACCACCCGGAATACCAGCAGGAGTGGGCATAA
- a CDS encoding substrate-binding domain-containing protein: MKKFSWRRAALVAAVVPMMALSACSSSGGRPEENSNAGAGGQAASTPRIKVALITHAAPGDTFWDIVRKGAEEAAAKDNVELLYTSDPEGGRQAQLIQQAVDQKVDGIAVTLAKPDALKDALKKATEAGIPVVSLNAGESVSAQLGAFTHFGSNEKLAGEAAGDKLNSLGLKHAICVIQEQGHVGLEARCAGVKAKVPASEILYVQGTDMTQVSSTVTAKLQATSDADVVIGLGAPYTLTILKAVATAGSKAKVASFDMNADLAQKIADGAVEFTVDQQPWLQGYGSVDALWQVKRGGFKLGGGQPVLTGPTIVDKAGAANALTFAQQGIR; this comes from the coding sequence GTGAAGAAATTTTCATGGCGGAGGGCGGCCCTGGTAGCCGCCGTTGTGCCGATGATGGCTCTCAGCGCCTGTTCGTCCAGCGGCGGCAGGCCGGAAGAGAACTCGAACGCCGGAGCCGGCGGGCAGGCCGCCTCGACGCCACGTATCAAGGTGGCCCTGATCACGCATGCCGCTCCCGGTGACACCTTCTGGGACATCGTCCGCAAGGGCGCTGAGGAAGCCGCGGCCAAGGACAACGTGGAGCTGCTGTACACCTCGGACCCGGAAGGCGGCCGTCAGGCACAGCTGATCCAACAGGCCGTAGACCAGAAGGTGGACGGCATCGCAGTGACCCTGGCCAAGCCCGATGCGTTGAAGGACGCGCTGAAGAAGGCGACCGAGGCCGGCATCCCTGTGGTCAGCCTCAATGCCGGCGAGTCCGTGTCGGCCCAGCTGGGTGCGTTCACGCACTTCGGCTCAAATGAAAAACTCGCCGGCGAAGCCGCGGGAGACAAGCTCAACTCCCTCGGACTCAAGCACGCCATCTGCGTCATCCAGGAACAGGGCCACGTCGGCCTCGAAGCCCGCTGCGCAGGCGTGAAAGCGAAGGTTCCGGCCTCCGAGATCCTGTACGTGCAGGGCACCGACATGACCCAGGTGTCCTCCACCGTGACAGCCAAACTGCAGGCCACTTCTGACGCCGACGTCGTTATTGGGCTGGGTGCGCCCTACACGCTGACCATCCTCAAGGCGGTGGCCACCGCCGGCAGCAAGGCAAAAGTGGCCTCCTTTGACATGAATGCCGACCTCGCCCAGAAGATTGCCGACGGCGCCGTTGAATTCACAGTTGACCAGCAGCCGTGGCTCCAGGGCTACGGCTCGGTGGACGCACTGTGGCAGGTCAAGCGCGGCGGCTTCAAGCTTGGCGGCGGCCAGCCCGTCCTGACCGGCCCCACCATCGTGGACAAGGCCGGGGCGGCCAACGCCCTCACTTTCGCCCAGCAGGGTATCCGCTAG
- a CDS encoding Gfo/Idh/MocA family oxidoreductase, with the protein MPYVQQPAPDNHPVRLGLIGAGWIGAFHADSVARRIPNSRLDAIADPALPAAEALAAKLGVARITADPADVINDPDIDAVLVASPARFHSGLIAAAARAGKDVFCEKPGGRTVEELDEALAAAAAAGVSLQFGFNRRFAADFAAARKMIDDGAVGTPQLLRSLTRDPGTAAGIASPERIPPGTIFLETLIHDFDTLNWLNPGAVPVKVHAVADALVAPDAKAAGLLDTAVVTVTYSNGAIAVAEANFNALYGYDVRGEVFGSAGMVTAGGPQASSAVSYTAAGIASDTVRLNIDLFHDAYTAELACFVDGIAARRAGHAPVGTSAPGGVDARNALAVALAAIRSHETGLPVDVSAVARLQAAEPELQLTGVHLTGSGA; encoded by the coding sequence ATGCCCTATGTCCAGCAACCGGCCCCTGACAACCACCCCGTCCGCCTCGGCCTGATTGGAGCCGGCTGGATCGGCGCCTTCCATGCCGACTCGGTGGCGCGCCGGATTCCCAACTCACGGCTGGATGCCATCGCTGACCCCGCCCTTCCCGCCGCCGAGGCCCTGGCCGCCAAGCTCGGCGTGGCCCGGATTACCGCTGATCCGGCGGACGTGATCAATGACCCCGACATTGACGCGGTCCTGGTGGCATCGCCGGCAAGGTTTCATTCCGGTCTTATCGCAGCTGCGGCCCGGGCCGGGAAGGATGTGTTCTGCGAAAAGCCGGGCGGCCGCACTGTCGAAGAACTGGATGAGGCGCTGGCCGCTGCAGCCGCCGCCGGGGTCAGCCTCCAGTTTGGCTTCAACCGGCGCTTCGCGGCGGACTTCGCTGCCGCCAGGAAGATGATTGACGACGGCGCCGTGGGCACCCCGCAGCTGTTGCGGTCCCTCACTCGAGACCCGGGCACCGCGGCCGGAATCGCCTCCCCGGAGCGGATCCCACCCGGAACGATCTTCCTGGAAACGCTGATCCATGACTTCGACACCCTGAACTGGCTGAACCCGGGTGCGGTGCCGGTGAAGGTGCACGCGGTGGCTGATGCCCTGGTGGCGCCGGACGCGAAAGCCGCCGGGCTGTTGGATACGGCCGTGGTCACCGTGACCTACAGCAACGGGGCCATCGCGGTGGCCGAAGCCAACTTCAACGCCCTGTATGGCTACGACGTGCGGGGTGAAGTGTTCGGATCTGCCGGTATGGTGACCGCCGGCGGTCCGCAGGCATCAAGCGCCGTGAGCTATACCGCCGCGGGCATTGCCTCGGACACCGTGCGGCTGAACATCGACCTCTTCCATGACGCCTATACGGCCGAACTTGCCTGCTTCGTCGACGGCATTGCGGCCCGTCGGGCGGGGCATGCGCCGGTTGGGACGTCGGCTCCGGGCGGCGTCGATGCCCGTAATGCGCTCGCAGTGGCGCTGGCGGCGATCCGGTCTCACGAGACCGGCCTCCCGGTGGACGTTTCGGCTGTGGCGCGTCTGCAAGCGGCTGAGCCCGAGCTGCAGCTCACGGGAGTGCATCTCACGGGGTCGGGCGCATGA
- a CDS encoding substrate-binding domain-containing protein, with protein MTITRAFGWRWNTSCAWDNRRIVHIDGGTAVSAEPRRSAFRAEMERRGLEPAIIAGGAMEEDGMTAGNALGLDMPTAVIAFNDRSALGLIESLRAQGLKVPADVSVLGYDDSMFARLSYVQLSSISQDAPLLAAAAVDRAVARIEGTQPPGHVVRTPHLVARRTTAAPAAGG; from the coding sequence GTGACGATTACGAGGGCATTCGGATGGCGGTGGAACACCTCGTGTGCCTGGGACAACCGGCGGATCGTCCATATCGACGGCGGCACCGCGGTCTCCGCCGAACCGCGCCGGTCTGCCTTCCGGGCGGAGATGGAACGCCGCGGCCTGGAGCCGGCCATCATTGCTGGCGGCGCGATGGAGGAAGACGGGATGACTGCCGGCAATGCCCTCGGCCTGGACATGCCGACAGCCGTCATTGCCTTCAATGACAGGTCAGCCCTGGGACTCATCGAGAGCCTCCGGGCGCAGGGCCTAAAGGTCCCGGCAGATGTGTCAGTGCTGGGCTACGACGACAGCATGTTCGCGCGGCTCAGCTATGTGCAACTGTCCTCGATCAGCCAGGACGCTCCGCTGCTTGCCGCCGCGGCCGTGGACCGCGCTGTGGCCCGAATTGAGGGAACGCAGCCGCCCGGGCATGTTGTACGGACCCCGCACCTGGTTGCGCGCAGGACCACGGCGGCTCCCGCTGCCGGCGGGTAG
- a CDS encoding tyrosine-type recombinase/integrase — protein MRPGELLALQFSDVDFRAGTIAVTGTVKRDSVNGLHRQAFPRSESGKRVLTLPLFGVELLRRRKATVAGDLIFPNRNGDPMEPANFRRLWREAHGDAWEAVKPSSFRKAVATLTERESGSLIAARQLGHSSDAITKKHYIERNRNAPDSSLILEQLNQRVTLVELEDIEV, from the coding sequence TTGCGTCCGGGGGAGCTGCTGGCACTGCAGTTCTCCGATGTGGACTTCCGGGCGGGAACTATCGCGGTTACCGGGACGGTCAAGCGCGACTCCGTGAACGGGTTGCACCGGCAGGCGTTCCCCAGGTCCGAGTCCGGCAAGCGGGTGCTGACGCTTCCCCTGTTCGGGGTGGAGCTGCTGCGGCGGCGTAAGGCGACGGTTGCCGGGGATCTGATCTTCCCGAACCGCAACGGTGATCCGATGGAGCCGGCGAACTTCCGTCGTTTGTGGCGCGAGGCTCACGGGGACGCGTGGGAGGCTGTGAAGCCGTCATCCTTCCGCAAGGCTGTTGCGACGTTGACCGAGCGCGAGAGCGGTTCCTTGATTGCGGCCCGTCAGCTCGGGCATAGTTCGGACGCGATCACAAAGAAGCACTATATCGAGCGGAACCGAAACGCTCCCGACTCGTCTCTGATCTTGGAGCAGTTGAATCAGCGCGTCACGCTGGTCGAACTAGAGGACATTGAGGTGTAG
- a CDS encoding ATP-binding cassette domain-containing protein, with translation MDAKQIDQQELLRDEKDPLTHTPVHLLSLESVGKHYGNIVALTDVTMAVDNGRVTCVLGDNGAGKSTLIKIIAGLHQHDEGVLHIMGEERKFDSPRDALDAGIATVYQDLAVVPLMPIWRNFFLGSELTTGFGPFKSLDVQKMKDITKKELADMGIDLRDVEQPIGQLSGGERQCVAIARAVYFGAKVLILDEPTAALGVKQSGVVLRYILQARDRGLGVIFITHNPHHAFPVGDRFLLLKRGRSIGYYDKKDITIDELTAQMAGGAELAELAHELEQLGGHTDVVKEVQAEVAGVADSKADTGRASA, from the coding sequence ATGGACGCCAAACAAATCGACCAGCAGGAACTCCTCAGGGACGAGAAGGACCCGCTGACCCACACCCCGGTGCACCTGCTCTCGCTGGAGAGCGTGGGCAAGCACTACGGCAACATCGTCGCTCTCACGGACGTCACGATGGCCGTGGACAACGGCAGGGTGACCTGCGTGCTCGGGGACAACGGCGCGGGCAAGTCCACGCTGATCAAGATCATCGCCGGCCTGCACCAGCACGACGAAGGCGTCCTCCACATCATGGGCGAGGAGCGGAAATTCGATTCGCCCCGTGACGCCTTGGATGCCGGCATCGCCACCGTCTACCAGGATCTCGCAGTCGTTCCCCTGATGCCCATCTGGCGCAACTTCTTCCTCGGCTCCGAGCTGACCACGGGCTTTGGCCCGTTCAAGAGCCTGGATGTCCAGAAGATGAAGGACATCACCAAGAAGGAACTGGCGGACATGGGCATCGACCTGCGCGATGTTGAGCAGCCCATCGGCCAGCTTTCCGGCGGTGAGCGCCAGTGCGTCGCGATCGCCCGCGCCGTGTACTTCGGCGCGAAGGTGCTCATCCTGGACGAGCCCACCGCAGCGCTGGGTGTGAAGCAGTCCGGTGTGGTGCTCCGGTATATCCTGCAGGCCCGCGACAGGGGGCTGGGCGTCATCTTCATCACCCACAACCCGCACCACGCCTTCCCTGTGGGCGACCGGTTCCTGCTGCTCAAGCGCGGCCGCTCCATCGGCTACTACGACAAAAAGGACATCACCATCGACGAACTCACCGCCCAAATGGCCGGCGGCGCCGAACTGGCAGAGCTCGCCCACGAACTCGAACAGCTCGGCGGCCACACCGACGTCGTCAAGGAAGTCCAGGCCGAGGTCGCCGGCGTGGCTGACTCCAAGGCCGACACCGGCCGGGCATCGGCGTAG
- a CDS encoding TIM barrel protein — protein sequence MSFRLAACAEMIYGELPLVERVQRIHEQGFEVELWDTRNRDIAGLAATGARFSSMSGYFGGSVIDPDSADRVIESAEKLIPTALELGVERMVVHPAELGDGGVAVRPVHRSTGQMWLTGLRTLERLGRLGERHGVVFALENLNTVLDHPGIPLARAKDTQALVSAADHPHVRMMLDLYHAQIGEGNLIELVRGALPWIGEIQVADVPGRFEPGTGEINYSAVATALADIGYAGVIGLEAGASGGAGLAAGDNALSAFRRAFTAN from the coding sequence ATGAGCTTCCGGCTGGCGGCATGCGCCGAAATGATTTACGGCGAGTTACCACTCGTCGAGCGGGTGCAGCGCATTCATGAGCAGGGGTTCGAGGTGGAACTCTGGGACACGCGGAACCGCGACATTGCTGGACTGGCGGCAACAGGTGCCCGGTTTTCCTCTATGAGCGGCTACTTCGGGGGCAGTGTCATTGACCCCGACAGTGCGGACCGGGTGATCGAATCGGCAGAGAAACTCATCCCGACGGCGCTTGAGCTGGGTGTTGAGCGCATGGTCGTCCATCCGGCGGAACTGGGCGACGGCGGAGTTGCCGTGCGGCCCGTCCACCGCTCCACCGGCCAGATGTGGCTGACCGGCCTCCGCACCCTGGAGCGCCTGGGCAGGCTAGGGGAGCGGCACGGTGTGGTCTTTGCGCTTGAGAACCTCAACACGGTTCTGGACCATCCGGGCATCCCGTTGGCGCGGGCGAAGGACACTCAGGCGCTGGTGTCCGCAGCCGACCACCCGCACGTGAGGATGATGCTGGATCTGTACCACGCCCAAATCGGCGAAGGAAACCTGATTGAACTGGTCCGCGGCGCCCTGCCGTGGATCGGGGAAATCCAGGTGGCCGACGTTCCAGGGAGGTTCGAGCCCGGAACAGGGGAGATTAACTACAGCGCCGTCGCCACGGCGCTCGCCGACATCGGCTATGCCGGCGTCATTGGCTTGGAAGCAGGGGCGTCAGGCGGAGCTGGACTCGCCGCCGGGGACAACGCCCTGTCGGCGTTCCGGCGCGCCTTCACCGCCAACTAG
- a CDS encoding PQQ-dependent sugar dehydrogenase, which produces MRRNHHGKPATAAAAMPLALTARAFSALALSLSLALSLSGCTGEGGQPAPGSTGSTANGATATPTPGTGAPGPTASGTSAPAASGPAPTSLRAPEVRSRIEGLQIPWSTVFLPDGTAVISERDSALIKSVRDGRVGTIGAVPGVVPGGEGGLLGLALSPGFASDRYLYAYFTAADDNRIARMRLEGSGAAGGGGFRLGEPEVIFSGMSKASTHNGGRIRFGPDGFLYVGTGDSQRREQPQDRNALGGKILRLTKDGAPAPGNPFPNNPVYSLGHRNVQGLAWDSQGRLWASEFGPDVNDELNLVQPGGNYGWPEVTGAPHRDGFMDAKVVWPSTADSSPSGLEIVGSTAYLGALRGQRIWAVPLDGENAGTPVGYFTRQFGRIRNVSLAPNGDLWALSNNQNPDFALILGLPR; this is translated from the coding sequence ATGAGACGCAATCACCACGGAAAGCCAGCTACGGCTGCCGCCGCCATGCCCCTGGCCCTGACCGCCAGGGCGTTCTCCGCCCTAGCGTTGTCCCTGTCGCTAGCGTTGTCCCTGTCCGGCTGCACCGGCGAGGGCGGTCAGCCCGCCCCGGGCAGCACCGGCTCCACGGCCAACGGGGCAACTGCGACACCCACCCCGGGCACCGGCGCACCGGGGCCGACCGCCTCGGGGACGAGTGCGCCGGCTGCTTCCGGTCCGGCCCCCACATCGCTGCGGGCGCCGGAAGTGCGGAGCAGGATCGAGGGACTGCAGATTCCCTGGTCGACGGTGTTCCTGCCGGACGGCACGGCCGTCATCTCCGAACGCGATTCCGCCCTGATCAAATCGGTCCGGGACGGCAGGGTGGGCACAATCGGGGCCGTCCCCGGCGTCGTTCCCGGCGGTGAGGGCGGGTTGCTGGGCCTGGCACTGTCGCCCGGCTTTGCCTCGGACCGCTACCTCTACGCCTACTTCACCGCGGCCGACGACAACCGGATTGCCCGCATGCGCCTGGAAGGCAGCGGGGCGGCCGGCGGTGGGGGCTTCCGCTTGGGTGAGCCGGAGGTGATCTTCTCCGGCATGTCCAAGGCCTCCACCCACAACGGCGGCAGGATCCGCTTCGGCCCGGACGGGTTCCTCTACGTCGGCACGGGAGACTCGCAGCGCCGGGAGCAGCCGCAGGACCGGAACGCCCTGGGCGGCAAGATCCTGCGGCTCACCAAGGACGGCGCCCCCGCGCCCGGCAATCCCTTCCCGAACAATCCCGTCTACAGCCTTGGCCACCGGAACGTGCAGGGCCTGGCATGGGACAGCCAGGGCCGGCTCTGGGCCAGCGAATTCGGACCGGATGTCAATGACGAACTTAACCTGGTCCAGCCCGGCGGAAACTACGGGTGGCCCGAGGTCACGGGAGCACCCCACCGCGATGGCTTCATGGACGCCAAGGTTGTCTGGCCGTCGACAGCAGACTCCTCGCCCAGCGGGCTCGAAATCGTTGGCAGCACGGCCTACCTTGGCGCGCTGAGGGGCCAGCGCATCTGGGCAGTCCCGCTCGACGGCGAAAATGCCGGCACCCCTGTGGGCTACTTCACACGGCAGTTTGGCCGGATCCGGAACGTTTCGCTGGCCCCGAATGGGGATTTATGGGCCCTCAGCAACAACCAAAACCCTGATTTCGCGCTGATTTTGGGGCTCCCCCGGTAG